A window of the Isosphaera pallida ATCC 43644 genome harbors these coding sequences:
- the epsC gene encoding serine O-acetyltransferase EpsC, protein MSMSSSDLNGSEPRRPAGAPSESPVARPARLALGSHDEDRIIDELTRRLVETYDECQGINHFDHLPLPSYEAVVSILNDLMELLFPGYGKRQSVKLAQASYFVGGLLGDLHPRIASQIRRAFRHDCRSPVEDQDFEVVSRDLAYRLLDQLPEIRRILKEDVQAAYDGDPAASGLDEIIFCYPGLKAIAIHRIAHVLHNAGVPLIPRMMTEHAHTLTGIDIHPGATIGPRFFIDHGTGVVIGETTVIGSNVKLYQGVTLGALSFPRDEATGKLIRGQKRHPTLENDVVIYANATILGGQTVIGHHSVIGSSCWITRSVAPHSTILIEPPPLRTKVRLDASGQLQPALDYQI, encoded by the coding sequence ATGAGTATGTCTTCTTCTGATCTTAATGGGTCGGAGCCCCGCCGCCCCGCGGGCGCGCCGTCTGAATCCCCTGTCGCTCGCCCGGCCCGCTTGGCCTTAGGGTCGCACGACGAAGACCGGATCATCGACGAATTGACCCGGCGCTTGGTGGAGACCTACGACGAATGCCAGGGAATCAATCATTTCGACCACCTTCCACTGCCCAGCTACGAGGCCGTGGTGTCCATCCTGAACGACTTGATGGAACTGCTCTTTCCGGGCTATGGCAAGCGTCAGTCGGTCAAGCTGGCTCAAGCCTCTTACTTCGTGGGAGGGTTGTTGGGGGATCTTCATCCCCGCATCGCCAGCCAAATCCGTCGGGCGTTTCGCCACGACTGCCGCAGCCCCGTCGAGGATCAAGACTTCGAGGTGGTATCCCGTGACCTGGCTTATCGCTTGCTCGACCAATTGCCCGAAATCCGCCGCATTCTCAAGGAGGATGTTCAAGCTGCCTACGATGGCGACCCCGCCGCGTCGGGTCTCGATGAAATCATCTTCTGCTATCCTGGTCTCAAAGCGATTGCCATCCACCGCATCGCCCATGTCCTGCACAACGCCGGGGTGCCGCTCATTCCTCGTATGATGACCGAACATGCCCACACCCTCACGGGCATCGATATCCATCCCGGCGCGACCATTGGACCTCGGTTCTTCATCGACCACGGGACCGGGGTGGTCATTGGTGAAACCACGGTGATTGGTTCCAATGTGAAACTCTATCAAGGTGTTACCTTAGGTGCGCTGAGCTTCCCCCGCGACGAGGCCACCGGCAAACTCATCCGGGGTCAAAAGCGGCACCCAACCTTGGAAAACGACGTGGTGATTTACGCCAACGCCACCATTTTGGGAGGCCAGACGGTGATTGGTCATCATTCGGTGATTGGCTCGTCGTGCTGGATCACCCGGAGCGTCGCTCCCCATTCCACCATCCTGATCGAACCGCCGCCGCTTCGCACTAAAGTTCGGCTCGACGCCAGCGGTCAACTTCAACCTGCGCTTGATTATCAGATTTGA
- a CDS encoding sugar phosphate isomerase/epimerase family protein produces MNRPVTLFTGQWADQPLEHWVPKIKSWGYDGIELPCWGGHFDVQAALKDDSYCPKRLDLLAQHGLKCFAISTHLVGQLVLDPLDARTDDWVPAECRGDSEKKRAWAIQELKDTARAAKKLGVSVVNGFTGSSIWHLFYSFPPVPDAMIEEGFRLFAERWNPILDVFDECGVKFALEVHPTEIAFDIYTAERALAAINRRPAFGFNFDPSHLHWQMVDPVKFLETFPDRIYHVHVKDAARTLDGKSGILASHLNFGDPRRGWDFRSPGRGQIDFDAIARALNVIGYNGPLSVEWEDAGMDREYGAAEAAEFVKRRMGFTPSGRAFDAAFSEAQAR; encoded by the coding sequence ATGAACCGTCCCGTCACCCTGTTCACCGGCCAGTGGGCCGACCAACCACTCGAACATTGGGTGCCCAAAATCAAGTCCTGGGGTTACGACGGCATTGAACTGCCCTGTTGGGGCGGCCATTTCGACGTCCAAGCCGCCCTCAAGGACGATTCCTACTGTCCGAAACGACTTGATCTGTTGGCGCAACACGGCTTGAAGTGTTTTGCGATTTCGACCCACCTTGTCGGCCAACTGGTCCTTGACCCGCTCGACGCCCGCACCGACGATTGGGTGCCGGCCGAGTGCCGAGGTGACTCGGAAAAGAAGCGCGCCTGGGCGATTCAGGAACTCAAGGATACCGCTCGTGCCGCGAAGAAACTGGGCGTCTCGGTGGTCAACGGCTTCACGGGCAGTTCAATCTGGCACCTCTTCTACTCGTTCCCGCCCGTGCCCGACGCGATGATCGAGGAGGGCTTCCGCCTCTTCGCCGAACGCTGGAATCCGATTCTGGATGTCTTCGACGAATGCGGGGTCAAGTTCGCGCTGGAAGTCCACCCCACTGAGATCGCTTTCGACATTTACACCGCCGAACGAGCCTTGGCGGCGATCAACCGCCGCCCCGCCTTTGGGTTCAACTTCGACCCCAGCCACCTGCACTGGCAAATGGTCGATCCCGTGAAGTTTCTTGAGACCTTCCCCGACCGCATCTATCACGTCCACGTCAAAGACGCTGCGCGGACGTTGGACGGCAAGTCGGGCATCCTCGCCTCGCACTTGAATTTCGGTGACCCCCGACGCGGTTGGGACTTCCGCTCGCCGGGCCGCGGCCAAATCGATTTCGACGCGATCGCCCGCGCCCTCAACGTGATCGGCTACAATGGCCCGCTCTCGGTTGAGTGGGAAGACGCCGGGATGGATCGGGAATACGGAGCCGCCGAAGCCGCCGAGTTCGTCAAGCGACGCATGGGCTTCACCCCCTCTGGTCGCGCCTTCGACGCCGCCTTCTCCGAAGCCCAAGCACGCTGA
- the pdxA gene encoding 4-hydroxythreonine-4-phosphate dehydrogenase PdxA, with the protein MTSEAPSSLVLTLGDVAGIGPEVLVKAWARSDLTTWARVVVVGNATVIRRAVERFLSPSERFAVEVVEDLRDDRPARASGPGREVLRCWEPPGVPDTSKVAPATIDPRAGKAAHDWLVAAIDATGAGFFEGIVTLPLHKEALRAGGIEAPGHTEILARRCGLADDHTAMMLYLPPGNRPPKQGLGVIHVTLHCALREVFDQITIPNVERKIALAANGLKPLLGRDHPTGRVRLAVAGLNPHAGENGLFGSEESVILAPAVASARSRGLDVVGPIAADTLFARAVDGEFDGVVAMYHDQGHVALKTLGFDRAVNVTLGLPIVRTSVAHGTAFDRAWPASGPGSARFESLLAAVRVADLLARSRRAAGAAT; encoded by the coding sequence TTGACGTCGGAGGCGCCCTCGTCACTCGTTCTCACGCTGGGCGACGTCGCGGGGATTGGTCCCGAAGTGCTGGTCAAAGCGTGGGCGCGTTCGGATCTGACTACTTGGGCGCGGGTGGTGGTGGTCGGAAACGCGACGGTCATCCGGCGCGCGGTGGAGCGGTTTTTATCCCCGAGCGAGCGGTTCGCCGTCGAAGTGGTGGAGGATCTCCGCGACGATCGACCCGCTCGCGCGTCGGGTCCGGGCCGGGAGGTGTTGCGATGTTGGGAGCCTCCCGGGGTCCCCGACACCTCCAAAGTGGCTCCCGCGACCATCGACCCCCGAGCCGGCAAAGCGGCCCATGATTGGTTGGTCGCGGCCATTGACGCGACTGGCGCGGGATTCTTCGAGGGCATCGTCACCCTGCCGCTGCACAAGGAAGCGCTTCGCGCTGGCGGGATCGAGGCGCCTGGGCACACCGAAATTCTCGCTCGCCGCTGCGGCTTGGCGGACGATCACACAGCGATGATGTTGTACCTTCCTCCGGGAAATCGGCCGCCTAAACAGGGGTTGGGAGTCATTCACGTCACCCTCCACTGTGCCCTGCGGGAGGTGTTTGATCAAATCACGATCCCCAATGTTGAACGTAAGATCGCCTTGGCGGCCAACGGGTTGAAACCATTGTTGGGACGCGATCACCCCACGGGTCGGGTCCGATTGGCGGTGGCGGGATTGAATCCGCACGCAGGGGAAAATGGTCTGTTCGGATCCGAGGAATCGGTTATCCTAGCCCCCGCCGTCGCGTCGGCTCGTTCGCGGGGTTTGGACGTGGTCGGCCCGATCGCCGCCGATACGCTGTTCGCCCGCGCGGTGGATGGTGAATTCGACGGCGTGGTGGCGATGTATCACGACCAAGGCCACGTCGCGCTCAAGACCCTAGGTTTCGACCGCGCGGTGAATGTCACCCTGGGTCTGCCGATTGTGCGGACCAGCGTGGCTCACGGTACCGCGTTCGATCGGGCCTGGCCGGCGAGCGGACCTGGTTCGGCCCGGTTCGAGAGCCTGCTCGCAGCGGTCCGGGTGGCCGACCTGTTGGCGCGCTCACGTCGCGCGGCAGGGGCGGCGACCTGA
- a CDS encoding histidine phosphatase family protein: MSKPPVRTTWIYLLRHGATAANRAVPYRIQGRGSDLDLDELGRCQALRAAEVLRTIALEAVYSSPLRRARQTAAEIARLHRLEVRVVPELVEADVGAWEGLTWEEVEQRDPDHFAFFLANPGTVPYLGGESFQDVQARVLPALNALATLHPGGRIAVVAHNVVNRAYLAALLNLPISQARGLPQANGGINLIRHDGHPPGRIVTLNAALHLEGLE; the protein is encoded by the coding sequence GTGAGCAAGCCCCCTGTCCGCACGACCTGGATCTATCTCTTGCGTCACGGCGCAACGGCCGCGAACCGCGCGGTGCCTTATCGCATCCAAGGACGAGGCAGCGACCTCGATTTAGATGAGTTGGGACGTTGTCAAGCCCTCCGCGCTGCCGAAGTGTTGCGGACAATCGCATTGGAGGCGGTTTACTCCTCACCCCTGCGACGGGCGCGTCAAACCGCCGCCGAAATCGCCCGGCTTCACCGCTTGGAGGTGCGTGTGGTTCCGGAACTCGTTGAAGCCGACGTTGGAGCCTGGGAAGGACTCACCTGGGAGGAGGTCGAACAGCGCGACCCCGACCATTTCGCCTTCTTCCTGGCCAACCCCGGCACGGTTCCCTACCTAGGCGGCGAGTCGTTCCAGGATGTGCAAGCCCGCGTCTTGCCCGCGTTGAACGCCCTGGCCACCCTTCATCCTGGCGGACGCATCGCGGTGGTGGCGCACAATGTCGTCAACCGCGCCTATCTGGCGGCGCTTCTCAACCTGCCCATCTCCCAGGCCCGCGGACTCCCCCAGGCCAATGGCGGCATCAACCTGATCCGCCATGACGGTCACCCCCCCGGACGAATCGTCACCCTGAACGCCGCCCTGCATCTCGAAGGGTTGGAGTGA